GCACATTTTgggaggcctgttctgaaccCCTACAATAGCTATGGAGTAATTTAGCTTATCAGCTTGTTAGCACCAATAgaagtttttgggtttttttgtattTATGCAATTATCCCATTCTTTTCTCCTAAAATTCCCTTCCTCTCACCCTGTAATCAGGACACTATGTGGGTTTCTGCTTGAATCTGTGCTTCCCAAATTGTAATATTTTGATCCCAAATTAACCCTTATTGCcttaaattttgtctttttagTTTTAGGATAAGATAATCTTaacttttttccaaaatattttaagaattagcCTTAGATAATTTGTTTACTtgtatacaaataaataacaaaatagccAGAGAACACTTATCTAAAGTTCCAAAGGAAAACATCATTTTAAGAGCCTTATAAACATGATAAGCATGGAAGAACAGGGTCAGCATGGCCAGCAAAGACCCGTGTATGATAAAATAAGCTGGAAGATCCCAGCAGGGCAAATAAGAAGGAAAACTTGGATAAAGAACTCCAAAATATTCTATTAATTTAATTTCCCACAAattatcactattttttaaaaattataataggaGATTTACAGCATAACCCTCTGTGTAAACTTCAGGCTTATTAGCAAAAATTTTAATCCTAAATAAATCTGTATAAGATTGTCATTTCACCAATTAGAAATACAAGAAAAGATTTCTGATACCTTAAACAATAATGTTAAAAATCTgtgtaatggaaaaaataattggATGCCTGAACCCAATTATTCAATCATTCAAACTTACTCATTGAGCACCTTGCCCGGAGGCATTCGGCTAGAGTTGGGGACTCAGTACAGCAGAGGTATACGGACCTAACACCCTGAGCACATCACTGGAGCCAAGATTCTGAGTGGACAACATCAGTTAAGGGCTGGGACTTTGTTTCAAGAGGCTTGTTTTCTCTAGTCTGTACATTATAATAAAACCCAGCACACCAAGGCTTCTAGTCCTCAGTTTGTGTGCTTCCTTCTTAAGTAGAATAAAAGCTCCTGAATAAAGTGATTGCCTGTAGACCACTAGATATTCCCGAGTGTCGCAAGATGCTTGTATCCAGGCAGGTGCTAAGTGACTTTTGGGTAAGTATTCATTGGGGTATATATCAGTGCAAGTCAGAGgacatttttctttatgtttccaGGTTCCTGTGGTCTCTGTGATGGCTACTGGTTCTTCCCTAAGGATAATGGAGTAGTAGTTTATACTGTTATACAAGGCAATCATATGAGattctgaaaatcaaaataaccaATGAGATGTCAGAGATATGAATGCGGTGGGGTGGGGCTTAGACAGAAGAAGAGagtatttgaagaaaatataaatttggcgAGAAAAGGACAGAGTGACAGGGAAGAGCAGGGACAACAGAACATCAGGTAGGAATTGGAAAGCCATTTAGTTTCATGCTTTCATTGTCTGAATGAGAAGGAAATGTCCCCAGAGGTAAACTGACTTTTCAATGCCACATGAGACTTAGTCCACAGAGGCTGAGTTAGAGAAAGATGAATGAAGGCTGGTAACAAGGGGAGAAGTTGAAAGTTAGAAGTGGAGGGGAAATGAGAGGCTGAATCAGTGCCTAGAGTTTAGGGAAGGAgcactcccccccccgccccccaccccccggcctgtTGGTAGAAGAAAGAAGTCAGAATAGAGACAGAAGCCAAAGCCAAACTTTCCTGAGAAAGAAATAACATCTGTAAATGAAATGCTGCTTCTGCAAATTCCATTGCTAGCTGTTCTCCTCACAACTGGTGACAATGAAGATGGTAAGAACTCTGGCCACTGCCCTGTTGGGTACaaatggttttgtgtgtgtgtgtgtgttgtgtgtgtgttgtgattgtgtgtgtgttgtgattgtgtgtgtgtgtatgtgtgtgtgtgtgttgtgattgtgtgtgttgtgattgtgtgtgtgttgtgattgtgtgtgtgtgtgtatatgtgtgtgtgtgtgtgtgtgtgagtgtgtatgtgtgtgtgtgtgtgtgtgtgtgtgtgagtgtgtatgtgtgtgtgtgtgtgtgtgtgtgtgtgtgtgtttctgtggggCGGCGTCCTCAGAACACACCTGGAGAGGAGAATGTCAGCACAGTCCTCAGTATCCCGAACTCTGGGACCCTGTGCCCTTCTGAAGGTTGTTTGTAGAGCatggggccctgggcagctgaatGCTGCTGAGGTAGCCATGGCTTCCCTTATGTCCAGATTCTGAGTGTTTCCTTCCTGGCAcctttcttcattctctctccttcccgATGCCTTTTCTTCTCCTCATTCTATCTGTTCTGTTGCCAAAGCCTTCCAGGAGGACATCTCCTTCAAAATGATCCACAGCTCATCCTTCTACAACCATTCCTGGGTGAAAAGTCGGAACTCTGCTTGGTTGGATGACTTTCAGACTCATGGCTGGGACAGCAACTCTGGCAGTATTGTTTTCCTGCATCCTGGGTCCAAGGGCAACTTGAGCAAGGAAGAGATAAAAGAACTTGAAGAATTCTTCCGTGCATTCTCCATTATAATGCCTCAAGTAATTCAAAAGCATGCCAGTCAATGGAAGTTTAAATGTAAGTTCAATTCCCAAAATGGGGAGGTGCAATGTGCTGGGTGAGGCGTGTGTGTTTCAATGAGTTCCTTATTCCAATCTTCCCCCACATTCAATCTCTTCAGCATTCCCTGTCTGTACATTTATTGTAACCTGTTGCATTTCATTCGCCCTGGGTTATTATAATCACAACTTTTTCACACTAAGTGCTTCCTTATTCTCTTGCTCTCACCATTTATGTCACCTTATTTCAACAATTTGCTTACTTCAGTTTCCAAAAAAAAGTCCTTTTTTCCTCCAACTTCAACAATCACCAATAAACTTTTTCTGAACTTCTGATCAAACCAAAGTTTGTTCCATTATCTCAAAGCCCCCAAActtcttctatttcctttttttgcttccactaatttcatctttttattcccTCTTTCTTCTAATTTACAACCCCTCTTTCCTAGATCCCTTTGAGATTCAGATAACAATGGGCTGTGAGCTGCACCCTGGGGGAGCCATAGTAGACTTCTATCGATTTGCTTATCAAGGATCAGAGCTACTGCACTTGCAGAACAATTCACTGTTGCCATCTCCAAAGGGTGGAACAAGAGCTCAAGATGTGTGCAGACTATTCAATCAAAGCCATGACAGCAAGAAAATAGTACAGAGGATTCTCAGTGACACCTGCCCACGCTTCCTCTTTAGTATCCTTGATGCAGGGAAGGCAGATCTCCAGAGAGGTCAGTCCCATATCCTTCCTCCAAGAATTTTCTATTCTAAAATTAAACCTTCCCACCATCCCTTTAAATTGAGGATAAGGGGTCAGGAGAGAGAAGGATAATGCGTGAATTCCCAGGATGTGATAGATGTGTTCCTCTAAGCCCGtgattggcaaactgcggctcgcgagccacatgcggctctttggccccttgaatgtggctcttccacaaaataccacggcctgggcgagtctattttgaagaagtggcattagaagaagtttaagtttaaaaaatttgactctcaaaagaaatttcaatcgttgtattgttgatatttggctctgttgactaatgagtttgccgaccactgctctaagctgATGTGAAGATAAGACCCTCCAAGTCTGTGTCAGAGTCCTTATCTGAATATCTTTCCTGTCCTCTGCAGtaaaaccagaggcctggctgtCCATTGGCCCCAATCCTGGTCCTGACCATCAGATGCTGGTTTGTCATGTCTCTGGCTTCCATCCAAAGCCAATTTGGGTAAAGTGGATGCGAGGTGAACAGGTACAGCAGGGCAAACAACAGAGTGGTATCTTGCCCAATGCTGATGGGACATGGTACCTTCAGGTTTTCTTGGAGGTGGAAGCCACTGAGACATCTGGCCTATATTGCCGGGTGAGACATAGCAGCCTAGGAGGCCAGGACATCATCCTCTACTTGGGTAAGAAGACACTGgggcccacactgggaatgggaGTGGATGGTCCACCAGCAGAGCAGGAGAGCCAAGTAAAACATTTGGGACTTATGACCTCCAAACCCCAAAATGAAGAGAATTAATCCAATAAATAGAAGAGTTGAAAATGAGAGACCTGCAGATGTAGGAAGATGTTGAGGGTTAGATGAAAGATTCAACTCTgaagagggagcagagaggaaacAAGAACAAAGATTAGTGAGGTGAGCGCTCTAACAAAGAAGGCAGACCAGGGAAATGCAGTAAACGGGGTGGGTCTGAAATGACACCTGTGTGCACCCAAACCCACAGAACGTCACCGTAGCTCCAGGGGCTGGATCATCGTGGCAGTGATGGTGCCCCTGGTGCTCCTGGCAGCTCTTGCATTTGGGCTTAGGAAGCGCTGGTGAGTTTTTGTGCCCCTCTTTCCTGTTCTTTCACCCCCTCCCTGTCttcccaccttctctctctctctctcttagttcTTCTTTCCTCAGCCCCTTCCTTTTACCCTTCAGTTCTCACCTCTATCTCATGCAGAGtgactttcctctctcttcttatcAGGTCACACTGTGAGCCTCCTGCCACTCCTCTTCCTTTGGAGTGAGATGCCAGCAGCCCTGGGGTTCCAGACATATTTAAACGCAGCGCGGCGATAATGTCCGTTCAGCTCTCCATGTACAACTTTGGTTGTTCATGTGTTGTTATTTGTGTGTTTAATGATTAGTTATTAATATAAGCTAAAGGTAATCTTGCAGGACTTGCTTTCTGACCTGGTTCTgagattattttgttgttgttgattttttacagagaggaagggagagggatagagagttagaaacatcgatgagagagaaacatccatcagctgcctcctgcacaccccctactggggatgtgcccacaaccaaagtatatgtccttgactggaattgaacctgggacccttgaatccacaggccaacgctctatccactgagcaaaaccggttagggccctggTTCTGAGATTATAAAACTCTTATGTTAACTCTGGATAAAATGAGATCCTAGCAACCTGTACATATTGaaaaactgatgaatctcaggccCATTTCACATGTCACTTCTTTATGGGGGCCTTCCCTGATTCACAAGACTGCGATAAAGTTCCTATGTTTAAAATTAGCCCTTTGGCACTAAGTTAAAGTTGCTTGTATCttgtacctttttcttcttcaaatctCAGGCTCACTTTCTCCCAAACCACGGGATATGCTTGGTTGCCATACAATTCATTTACCTACAAATTCACATCGTCCTTACAACCAGACAGTACAAGTTCCATTTACAAGATTACGTGAAGAATAAAGTTATCCCATtcctattttaaattactttagaTTAAGGATATAGGAAACTCTATAGAAAAATGTGAATTAGACAAACATGCACaacagagtaaaagaaaaaactttaCAAAGTGGCATTCTAGCTGTAAAATACCCTTGTAACTTGTAGGGATGGAGACACAAGAAAGTTAAGTGTGAGGCAAAGAAAAGAACGCGGATTTAATAGAACTCAAGTCATCCAAAAACAGGCCTGTGTGTTTTTCAACCTTGTCTCTAACTTCTTCTCCTGCCTTTTAGACTAACTCACCTGACTTCAGTTTTACCGTTCCTGTACTTCTGAGAGAGCAGTTCTCTGGGGAAATGGCAAAGTCAAAGGCAAAGAATCAAAGTTCTCTGTAAACCAACCAGAACATTTACATCCTGAATAACTGGGCTATTACTGACTTAGAAGCCACATGGACTAATTGCAAGTAAATTAGTTTtgaacaaaaaggaaacaaaattcaTTGGTCTCACCAACTCACCTGACAGACTTATGTTTGAATTTATCTAAATTCCCTAAATACATCTCCATTTTAACTTGAACAGGGCATGCTTTTGATTACTTAGATATTTTAAAGTTGCATGAGTATAAGAAGTCCTTTCAGAAGATGTATTGCTACCACTAGGTCTTCCTTGATGGGATATGTCTGGATAAACTGACATAGTAACCCTCTAAACTGTACCCCTTTAacaagtatttaaattttttctccctttaatatgTATCAGAACATTAAATCATTGCATCGTAAGGTAGTATATGAAGACCTCAGAAGGATGCTTGTTACCAACACAGTTTGCTgaaactcactttttaaaagagctgCTCCTTCATTTTACTCCCACATACCCACACATGACGTACTGTCGACACATGACATTGGCAGTAACTGTATTAGGATGAGCCTAACTCCAAAACTGGATGGATTTTTCAAAGGTTCCTGATGCTTATTCCCCAAAGCTCTCCTCTGCCTGTTTTCCCCACTGTGTGGAATGTTGGACAGACAACTAGCAAAACCTGTAGGTAACATCTCAGTGCCAACTACATAAAGAAAATGTCAGTTGCAAGAGTCTCTGACTACGGATTGCTATTCAATGGATTCTGCTCCTGGCAAACTACTAACCCGGACCAAGTCCACAAGACAACAACATCACAAAAGCAAAGGAGGAAACCCATGCACCGTCATTTTAGGATCTCTGGGGCTATGATACAGTGATGATGAAAGGAAGGATGATACCTGTGGTAAAGGGAGATCATGTGACAAATACTGTGCAGAAAACCAAAGGGGCTCCTCACTCCTAGCTAGCAATCAACACTGGGTAGCTTCCTATTGGCTCACTGACTTTCAAACCAACTTCCGATGACGGGTGAGGACTTAGTAAGCACTCCTCTCCAGACTACAATTTTTCTCAGCACATGGCTCATGAAGACAGGCCCAGCTCCAGCTGCCACCTCGCTGGTCCTCTCGTGGCCTAAGCCTCCACCTGAGGGCTCTGGcagcagaggcctggggcagCGGACCTTGGTTCCAGCCACTGTGTGACgtcacccctctgagcctcagttgtctCAGCTATGAGATGGGTTGAACACCCCCTAACCCCAAGCCTTGTCGTTGGGACTTGATGAGATAAatccctgtgcctggcacacagtatgtGTTCAATAGATGGCAATGCCTCTCTCTGGGTGGGAACTATGGAGATACTAGCCCCACGCCTCACCTGGAAGGGTCGGATCTGCTCTGTCCACCAGAAAAGTCATGAACCCCATGTGGCTCTGAACACTGGAAATGTGGCCAGTCAGAACTGAGACGTGCCATCAGCGTGAAATATACACCGGATTCTGGCAACCTGGTATGTAAAAGGAATGCAAAGTATCTCATGAATGTTTTATATTGACTACATG
This Eptesicus fuscus isolate TK198812 chromosome 11, DD_ASM_mEF_20220401, whole genome shotgun sequence DNA region includes the following protein-coding sequences:
- the LOC129150741 gene encoding T-cell surface glycoprotein CD1a-like produces the protein MLLLQIPLLAVLLTTGDNEDAFQEDISFKMIHSSSFYNHSWVKSRNSAWLDDFQTHGWDSNSGSIVFLHPGSKGNLSKEEIKELEEFFRAFSIIMPQVIQKHASQWKFKYPFEIQITMGCELHPGGAIVDFYRFAYQGSELLHLQNNSLLPSPKGGTRAQDVCRLFNQSHDSKKIVQRILSDTCPRFLFSILDAGKADLQRVKPEAWLSIGPNPGPDHQMLVCHVSGFHPKPIWVKWMRGEQVQQGKQQSGILPNADGTWYLQVFLEVEATETSGLYCRVRHSSLGGQDIILYLERHRSSRGWIIVAVMVPLVLLAALAFGLRKRWSHCEPPATPLPLE